One window from the genome of Limibacillus sp. encodes:
- the lexA gene encoding transcriptional repressor LexA, with protein MLTRKQRELLLFINERLGADGVSPSFDEMKEALGLKSKSGIHRLITGLEERGFIRRLPHRARAIEILRLPEDRMGAQAADPGSNVITGVFGQEPRGLPDLMGDGSSQQLPLYGRIAAGTPIEALRDNSNFVDVPGAMLSARGEFYALEVEGDSMIDAGIFDGDTVIIKRADTAENGAIAVALVDDGEVTLKRIRRKGHSIALEPANKAYETRIFPPDRVQVQGVLVGLMRRY; from the coding sequence ATGTTGACCAGAAAACAGCGCGAACTTCTTCTCTTCATCAACGAACGTTTGGGCGCCGATGGCGTGTCGCCCTCCTTCGATGAGATGAAGGAGGCGCTGGGACTGAAGTCCAAGTCAGGCATCCACCGACTCATCACGGGATTGGAGGAGCGCGGCTTCATCCGCCGCCTGCCCCACCGGGCCCGGGCCATCGAAATTCTGCGGCTCCCCGAAGACCGCATGGGCGCCCAGGCCGCCGATCCCGGCAGCAACGTCATCACCGGCGTCTTCGGTCAGGAGCCGCGAGGCCTGCCTGACCTGATGGGCGACGGCAGCAGCCAGCAGTTGCCCCTCTATGGCCGAATCGCCGCGGGCACGCCCATCGAAGCCCTCCGCGACAACAGCAACTTCGTCGATGTGCCCGGCGCCATGTTGAGCGCGCGCGGCGAATTCTACGCGCTGGAGGTCGAAGGCGATTCCATGATCGACGCCGGGATCTTCGACGGCGACACCGTGATCATCAAACGCGCCGACACGGCAGAGAATGGCGCCATCGCGGTCGCCCTGGTGGACGACGGAGAGGTCACCTTGAAGCGCATCCGCCGCAAGGGGCACTCCATCGCCCTGGAGCCCGCCAACAAGGCCTATGAGACCCGCATCTTCCCACCCGATCGTGTGCAGGTGCAGGGTGTCCTCGTGGGTCTGATGCGGCGCTACTGA
- a CDS encoding ComEC/Rec2 family competence protein, with amino-acid sequence MGARGEAAERVRATLAPDGLLVWAPVPFALGTGLYFGLAREPDIQWLLYGLAPTAVLLLSCYRLPALRLLLLGSLLVQLGLLNAAWRSDSVGTPLIENRLPPQILEGRIDLLEADSGSHRLVLSGLRFEKPPEGAPPRRVRLRLASGGEALEPGDRIRLRAVLLPPSRPLVPGGFDFARRAYFQGIGAVGYAYGTAERTGAAPPQGVGERWRGFWNGLRLRIGARIQEVVPGQAGAVAVALVTGQRGALSEETEEAMRRSGLAHLLAISGLHLGLVAATLVFSLRFALAAAPGVALRWPIKKIAAVGGMVAAFCYLFLAGATIPAQRAFVMVAIALFAVLLERNPFSLRLVAAAAFLVLAVAPESLLSPSFQLSFAAVTALVAFFRHSRLGAPQSEEGERGGTSRLLLYFLVLSTTSLIAILATTPFALHHFGRVTPYGLFANLVAVPLTALIIMPAAVAAGLLWPLGLEALALAPMGWAIELLLFIAGWFSSLPGASLALPTLPLGGLLMVTAGGLWLSLTRGRARWLGLLLVIPGLAASPLKPLPDLLVDERGELIALRGEEGRYYLSSLRREAFTRKLWLQHLGETQAGSWREAQETGAVQCDSKGCLIRREGLLVAVSATPEGAAEDCLIADLVISREPLRRVDCPAPLGRSDLYDLFDEGAHLLTFEGGPEIRLETVEESRGQRPWTRQPR; translated from the coding sequence GTGGGGGCGCGAGGCGAAGCGGCAGAGCGTGTCCGCGCCACACTGGCGCCGGACGGTTTGCTGGTATGGGCGCCGGTTCCCTTCGCCCTGGGGACGGGACTCTATTTCGGCCTCGCGAGGGAGCCCGACATCCAATGGCTGCTTTATGGGCTCGCGCCCACGGCTGTTCTGCTGCTGTCCTGCTACCGTCTGCCGGCGCTGCGACTCTTGCTCCTCGGCTCTCTACTGGTCCAGTTGGGTCTGTTGAACGCCGCCTGGCGTTCTGACTCCGTCGGCACCCCTTTGATTGAGAATCGCTTGCCGCCGCAGATCCTGGAAGGCCGGATCGACCTGCTGGAAGCCGACAGCGGCAGCCACCGCCTTGTCCTATCCGGTCTCCGCTTCGAAAAGCCGCCCGAAGGCGCGCCGCCCAGGCGTGTGCGCCTGAGGTTGGCGAGCGGTGGGGAGGCGCTGGAGCCGGGCGACCGTATCCGCTTGCGCGCTGTGCTGCTGCCACCCTCGCGGCCTCTCGTGCCGGGCGGGTTCGATTTTGCGCGCCGCGCCTACTTCCAGGGCATCGGCGCCGTGGGCTACGCCTACGGAACGGCGGAGCGGACCGGGGCGGCGCCTCCACAGGGGGTTGGGGAGAGATGGCGCGGCTTCTGGAACGGACTGCGGCTGCGGATCGGCGCGCGCATTCAAGAGGTGGTTCCCGGTCAGGCCGGCGCCGTCGCGGTGGCGCTGGTCACCGGGCAGCGCGGCGCCCTCTCCGAAGAAACCGAAGAGGCGATGCGCCGTTCAGGCCTCGCCCACCTTCTGGCGATCTCCGGCCTGCACCTCGGCCTCGTGGCGGCGACGCTGGTCTTTTCTCTGCGCTTTGCCCTGGCGGCGGCGCCGGGCGTGGCGCTTCGCTGGCCGATCAAGAAGATCGCGGCTGTGGGCGGCATGGTGGCCGCCTTCTGCTATCTGTTCCTCGCCGGGGCGACCATCCCGGCGCAACGCGCCTTCGTGATGGTCGCCATCGCCCTCTTCGCGGTGCTGTTGGAGCGCAACCCCTTTTCCTTGCGGCTGGTCGCCGCCGCCGCCTTCCTGGTGCTCGCCGTGGCGCCGGAGAGCCTGCTCTCGCCCTCCTTCCAGCTTTCCTTCGCCGCCGTGACCGCGCTGGTCGCCTTTTTCCGGCACTCCCGCCTCGGCGCGCCTCAGTCGGAGGAAGGAGAGCGTGGGGGGACCTCCAGGCTGCTGCTCTACTTCCTGGTGCTGAGCACGACATCGCTGATCGCGATTCTGGCCACCACGCCCTTCGCGCTCCATCACTTCGGCCGGGTGACGCCCTATGGGCTCTTCGCAAATCTGGTGGCCGTGCCCCTGACGGCGCTCATTATCATGCCGGCGGCCGTGGCCGCGGGGCTGCTCTGGCCACTGGGCTTGGAGGCGCTGGCTCTGGCGCCCATGGGCTGGGCGATCGAGCTGCTGCTCTTCATCGCGGGCTGGTTCTCAAGTTTGCCGGGCGCATCCCTCGCCCTGCCGACCCTGCCGCTCGGCGGACTGCTCATGGTAACGGCGGGCGGCCTCTGGCTCTCGCTGACGCGCGGGCGGGCGCGCTGGTTGGGATTGCTGCTGGTGATTCCGGGCTTGGCCGCCAGTCCCCTGAAGCCTCTACCGGATCTGCTGGTCGACGAGCGCGGAGAACTGATCGCCCTGCGCGGAGAGGAGGGGCGCTACTATCTTTCGAGCCTCCGGCGGGAAGCCTTCACGCGGAAGCTCTGGCTACAGCATCTGGGAGAAACGCAAGCGGGATCCTGGCGCGAGGCGCAGGAAACCGGGGCGGTGCAGTGCGACAGCAAAGGCTGCCTGATCCGGCGCGAAGGATTGCTCGTCGCCGTGAGCGCCACGCCGGAGGGTGCGGCGGAAGACTGCCTGATCGCGGACCTGGTGATTTCACGCGAGCCGCTGCGGCGCGTCGACTGCCCCGCGCCGCTCGGGCGGAGCGACCTCTACGACCTTTTCGACGAGGGCGCGCATCTCTTGACCTTCGAGGGAGGGCCGGAGATCAGACTGGAAACGGTCGAGGAAAGCCGTGGTCAAAGGCCCTGGACGCGTCAGCCCCGATAG